The sequence AGGGCGGCGCCCTCGCCGAGCATGCGCCGCGCCCGCTTCGCCTGGAGCGCCACGACGCCGCGCAGCCGGGTCGGGGTCGCCGCGGCGGTGAGGTCGTCCTCGGTGCAGCCGAAGCGCAGCAGGTCGTCCGCGGGCAGGTAGACGCGCCCGTTGCGGTGGTCCTCGCCGACGTCCTGGCAGTGCTCGATGACCTGCAGCGCGGTGCACACCTTGTCCGACAGGCGCAGCCGGTCGGGCGTGGCGGCGCCGAACACGTGCAGGACGATGTGCCCGACCGGATCGGCGGACAGCGCGCAGTAGCCGACGAGGTCGTCGAACGTCGCGTACCGGGTGACGTCCTGATCCTGGCGGTTCGCCTGGACCAGGCGGCGGAACGGCTCGGCGGGGATGCGGCGGGCGACGATCGTCCCCGCCAGGTCGCGCAGCACGGGCAGTTCCGGCCGCTCCCCGGCGTAGACGCGGTCGAGGTCGCGCTCGACGAGGTCGAGGAGGCCGGCCCGCTCGCCCGGCGGCGCCTCGTCGCCGATGTCGTCGACCAGCCGGGCGTACCCGTACACGTTCAGCAGGTGCGCGCGGTGGCGCGCGGGAAGCAGCCGGGAGGCGACGGGGAAGTTCTCCCCGGACTGCAGTTCGGTCCTCGCCCGGCGTTCCTCGGTGGCGTTCCACAAACGCTCGCTGACGGACATGGTGTTCCCCTGGGGCGGTGGCGGCGCGGGGGCGTACATCGATGCCCGTTAACCGGGTGACCGACCGGTAAACATGACCGTCGACGGGGCCCATGATGCGTACGTCCCCGGTCGACGGCGCTGAGCCTCCCGAATTTCCGTCCTTTATGAATATAGGCCGGAAGCGGTCAGGCGGGAATATGGAATCGGAAGGCCGGGCGATCACCGGTGGTCATCGCGTATTCACCCATAAATGATCGTGGCCCCCGCGAGACGGGGGCCACGGGCCGGGCGGAACGGGCGGCGGCCGGTTCGGTGGGCGGTTCGGTGGGCGGTTCAGTAGGTGCTGAGGATTCGCGCGAGTACCCGCGGCGTCTGCTCGGGCGGTGCGGCCTCGGTGACCAGCGTGTTGAAAATGTGCCAGTGGTGCTCGATCTCGGCGCGCCGCGTCGGATAGACGGCATTGTCGGGGCGCTCCAGATAGACCATGTCCTGCAGCCCCTGCTGCGGGAACCGGACGAGGGTGAGCGACCCGTCGCCGGCCACCTGGCCGGAGATGCCGAGCGGCGCGATCTGGATGGTGACGTTGGGCCGCCTGCACTGCTCGATGATGTGCCGGATCTGCATGCGCATCGTCGCGGGCGCGCAGGCGGGACGCCACAGCGCCCCCTCGTCCAGCACGACCCAGAGGTTGAGCGGGCGCGGCCGGCGGCGCAGGACGCGCTGGCGCCGCATCCGGAACTCCACGCGCCGCTCGACCTCCGCCTCGGACTCGGGGCGCAGGCGGCGCACCAGGTCGCGGGCATAGTCCTCGGTCTGCAGCAGGCCGGGGACGAACTAGGCCTCGAACGTGCGGACCAGCTTGGCCGCCTGCTCGGCGCTGAGGTAGTCGCGGACCCAGCGCGGCACGATGTCGCCGTCGCCGTGCCACCAGGGCCGGGCGCCGGTCTGCTCGGCGAGGGCGAGCAGGGTCGCGCGCTCGCCGGGGTCGGTGCCGTAGCGATCGAGCAGCCCGGCGACGTCGCCGGCCTTGGCACGGGTGCGGCCCAGCTCCAGCCGGGTGATCTTCGACTCGGACGCGCCGATCGCCAGGCCCGCCCTGGGCCGGGACAGACCGGCCGCCTCGCGCAGCTCGCGGAGCCGCCTGGCGAGCAGCATGCGCGGGACGAGCGGGTCGCCCTGCGCGCGGACCGTACCGGCCGGAGAGCTCCGCGCCGGCGCCGGTTTCCTGTTGCCGGTGATCGTGACGGAGGCCAAGGGGGACTCCTCATCGGAAGACGGCATGGACGACCGCTCCGACTATAGTTCACGCTGCGCGTCGGAGATAAGACCGTATGTTACCTACCGTCCGGGCCACGTGGCCCGGCCCCCGGAGGCGGTTCTCGGCACGGCGCGTCAGGGTTTACGGGCCACCCCGCACCTGGTCGGCAGATTCGCGCCCTCGATCGGCCCCACTTCGGGGCGCCACGCCCCGCTCGTCACCAGACCCGGTTCCTCGATCTCCAGGCCGTCGAAGTAGCCGCGGATGAACTCGGGGGTGCGCAGCCGGAACGGGATCGCGCCGGTCTCGTCGTAGGCGCGCTGCGCCGCGTTGAACCTCTCGTCCTCGTCGGTGGAGTCGTGCAGGATGAGGTAGCTCCCGGACGGCAGCGGGTCCATCAGCCCGCGGACGACGTCGTACGCCTCGTCCGGGTCGACGATGTGCCCCAGCACACCGATGATCATCAGCCCGACGGGCTGGGACAGGTCCAGCAGCTCCGAGGCCCGATCCATGATCGTCTTCGGGTCGTGCAGGTCGCAGTCGATGTAGGAGGTGCGGCCCTCGTTCATCAGGGCGCGGGCGTGCGCGAGGACGAGCGGGTCGTTGTCGACGTAGACGACCTTGGCGTCGGGGGCGGCGCGGCGGGCCATCTCGTGGGTGTTGTCGACGGTGGGCAGGCCGGTCCCGCAGTCCATGAACTGGCGGATCCCGCGCTCGCGGGCCAGGAACCGGATCGCCCGGTCCATGAAGTAGCGGCCGGCGCGGGCGATCTCCACGATGCCCGGGTAGAGCCTGACGTAGTGGTCGCCGGCGACCCGGTCGATCTCGTAGTTGTCGGTCCCCCCGAGCCAGTAGTTCCAGATCCGCGCCGACTGCGGGACATCAGTGTTGATCTTGGCGTCCGATCCCTTTCCCGGGCCCCGGGTGGCATCCGTCATGTCTGACGCTCCTTCCAGCAGGTACGGGCACCTCTCGCGGCAAACTTAGACCCCGCACCTCAAGAGCGGCCGAAAAAGCGGAATTCGGACCTGTCCGCCTGCCCATTCAGGACGATAATGAATACGCAGGGTGGTCAGAACGCCGAAAACGGTGGGGCGCGTGCGCCCGGTGTGACGAAGGTGATCCGAGAACGGACCCGCCGGGCGGACATCGACGGACGACCGAAATGATCACTTACGGCGAAGACAGGGATGGCTGTCCGCGCCGCCATGTTGACCGGACCGCGCCATCCGGGAATTCATTGTCACTCTTTTTCGAGATTTTGCCGTAACAGGCCGCCCTCATTACGAAGACCCAAGCCCCCTAAGACCGTCCATAGCAGATGATTCTGGAAACGGCGATGGCGCCGCCCGCACCTGATCACCGCCCTGGAATGCGGCGTTTCGGGCATTCGACTCATCCAGCCCAGGACCGCCCGGCCGGGGACGGCCCTCAGCGGCCCGCCCAGACGGCGATCGCGAGCGCCACCCGGTCCTCGAACCGCATCGGGTCGCGGCCGGTCAGCGACTCGATCCGGGACAGCCGGTGGCGCAGGGTGTTCGGATGAAGGAACAGGGCCCGCGACGTCGCGCCGACCGCGCCGCCCATGTCCAGGAAGGTGCGCAGCGTCTCGATGAGGCGGGTGCCGTGCGCGGCGTCGTAGTCGCTCAGCGGCCGGCCGATCTGCTCGGCGAACGGGGCCAGCTGGTCCTGGTCGAGGCGGCCGAGGAGGGCCTGGAAGGTGGCGAGGTCGGCGGCGTGCACGACCCCGCCGGTGCGGCGCGCGGCGTCCAGCGCGGTGAGGCTCTCGGCGAGCGAGAGCGGCAGGTGCTCCAGCGGGCCGGGGCTGCCGACCCCGGCGGGCTCGGCCCAGGCGTGGGCGTCGTTGGTGACGAGCAGCGCCGTGTCGTCGTCCAGGCCGAGGACGCCGGGCAGCTCCTCCTCGACCGCGCCGTCCATCGCGATCACCAGCAGGGACGCGTGGTCGAGCCCGGCGTCGTCGATCCGGGGGCGCAGCGCCTCGGCGGACGCGAGCCCGTCGCGCACCATGCGCAGCAGCCGCCCGGTCTCCTCCCGCTCGTGCCGCTCGTCTCCGGCGGAGGCGAGCCGCTCGGCGAACCACTCGGTGAACCCGAGGAACGGGATCTCCGGCGGCACCTCCAGCAGCGGGAGGCCGACGCGGTCGCAGGCGGCGCGCAGCTCCTCGGGTACGGCGTCGGTCATGTCGCCGACGCCGTAGCCGATCGCGCTCGCGCGGCCGGCCTTGACCGAGTCGGCGAACGCGGCGCACGCGCCGGCGTCCCGCAGCGACGCGCCGACCGTCAGCACGACCTCGTGCCCGCGCAGGTAGGGGGCGGGGTCGAGCAGCTCGGTGGAGTGCGCCCAGCGGACCGGGCGGTCGAGGCCGTTCTGCCCGGCGACCAGGCGCAGCCGGAAGCGCGGCACCTCCAGGAGCTGCCGGACGGTGACGTGCGGCAGCGCGGGATCGCTGGTCACAGCCTCACCCTCTCACCCCGGCCGGGCGCCGTCCCGCGCCCGTGACCGTGTTTTGGGCAAG is a genomic window of Actinomadura citrea containing:
- a CDS encoding DUF5753 domain-containing protein, with the translated sequence MLQTEDYARDLVRRLRPESEAEVERRVEFRMRRQRVLRRRPRPLNLWVVLDEGALWRPACAPATMRMQIRHIIEQCRRPNVTIQIAPLGISGQVAGDGSLTLVRFPQQGLQDMVYLERPDNAVYPTRRAEIEHHWHIFNTLVTEAAPPEQTPRVLARILSTY
- a CDS encoding helix-turn-helix domain-containing protein translates to MASVTITGNRKPAPARSSPAGTVRAQGDPLVPRMLLARRLRELREAAGLSRPRAGLAIGASESKITRLELGRTRAKAGDVAGLLDRYGTDPGERATLLALAEQTGARPWWHGDGDIVPRWVRDYLSAEQAAKLVRTFEA
- a CDS encoding PucR family transcriptional regulator, whose translation is MTSDPALPHVTVRQLLEVPRFRLRLVAGQNGLDRPVRWAHSTELLDPAPYLRGHEVVLTVGASLRDAGACAAFADSVKAGRASAIGYGVGDMTDAVPEELRAACDRVGLPLLEVPPEIPFLGFTEWFAERLASAGDERHEREETGRLLRMVRDGLASAEALRPRIDDAGLDHASLLVIAMDGAVEEELPGVLGLDDDTALLVTNDAHAWAEPAGVGSPGPLEHLPLSLAESLTALDAARRTGGVVHAADLATFQALLGRLDQDQLAPFAEQIGRPLSDYDAAHGTRLIETLRTFLDMGGAVGATSRALFLHPNTLRHRLSRIESLTGRDPMRFEDRVALAIAVWAGR
- a CDS encoding SAM-dependent methyltransferase produces the protein MTDATRGPGKGSDAKINTDVPQSARIWNYWLGGTDNYEIDRVAGDHYVRLYPGIVEIARAGRYFMDRAIRFLARERGIRQFMDCGTGLPTVDNTHEMARRAAPDAKVVYVDNDPLVLAHARALMNEGRTSYIDCDLHDPKTIMDRASELLDLSQPVGLMIIGVLGHIVDPDEAYDVVRGLMDPLPSGSYLILHDSTDEDERFNAAQRAYDETGAIPFRLRTPEFIRGYFDGLEIEEPGLVTSGAWRPEVGPIEGANLPTRCGVARKP
- the hpnC gene encoding squalene synthase HpnC; amino-acid sequence: MSVSERLWNATEERRARTELQSGENFPVASRLLPARHRAHLLNVYGYARLVDDIGDEAPPGERAGLLDLVERDLDRVYAGERPELPVLRDLAGTIVARRIPAEPFRRLVQANRQDQDVTRYATFDDLVGYCALSADPVGHIVLHVFGAATPDRLRLSDKVCTALQVIEHCQDVGEDHRNGRVYLPADDLLRFGCTEDDLTAAATPTRLRGVVALQAKRARRMLGEGAALTGGLQGFARVAVAGYVAGGLAALDALERAAYDVLPGPPRAGKVRLLAEWSRTMGRRRAA